The proteins below come from a single Metarhizium brunneum chromosome 1, complete sequence genomic window:
- the HERC2 gene encoding E3 ubiquitin-protein ligase HERC2: MWPSTPSADSLTRPRIAVAVVSVVAAASVGYYAYRAHQNESSRETPTGGGLHRSNAIRRPRRTTSIFQYGTPLDENTEGTNFRVPGDAETVVDVDVETSDDWWNEPPATTVPLSPRAGHTIVSLLFRVSEDNARRNGCVHRGCQCNSCGMVPIRGVRYRCANCADFDLCETCESQGVHNKTHIFYKIKVPAPPFGPRQMQPVWYTGDPDTCRRNIPKGLIARLSRDTGFERPELEAFWEQWTYMANTDWRDDPEELCVAMDRKTFERCLVPTGGSRHAAPNLIHDRMFSFYDSNKDGLIGFSEFLHGLSYRKRRDKLKRVFEGYDIDGDGYVNRRDFLRMFRAYYVLYKQMHKDILDGLDDQLLASTEAQQLVSSRQPLSSLFGREGRIPSADSGFRIEGKTNRRDGSIEVADGFSSVFTENRGDTAPREDILASLFAYDTDTRQTRRLVSRSDADTNWRTVRRVSGGDLDRAYWSSLLDPPATLDDIPHVFNNNEDEDVDANVDEDEDEDEDDGDMQTGESGRTYSESRARAIARSRRLAPKLEKQRLDMARKHLHDRWKRRQFYLDEEEGGIAPDDWDAEEDILARVNLITEDSKARDPAPITTRSRSSSKVRFAEDTDDYEIRSNPSTSSRSVPERWGGMDIPDAERDAGKEILYQVTQQAFNELLDTIFKKAEDMAVAAAESAKDREKYKAQIDAIDLPESQSQAPPNQPRPESQPTSKAISEKSLDELLANTGYTVVPDEPRNAVDLDGSVEIIHEEQVDGAGSNTDDERAEYRDPTLPQFRPNNIAEADELAARQGASELEHVPRSSSHQAAQEEPDAATLRSWKRLTIAEAEAVKRGGWGRLSFEEFEDIYKGQEDLGYRLDYLGSWIDFCIP, from the coding sequence ATGTGGCCTTCAACTCCTTCGGCCGACTCCCTCACGCGGCCGCGGATAGCTGTGGCCGTTGTTTCGGTGGTAGCAGCGGCCTCGGTAGGGTACTATGCATATAGAGCCCACCAGAATGAATCTTCGCGAGAAACCCCGACCGGCGGTGGCCTGCATCGAAGTAACGCCATACGACGTCCCCGCCGCACAACCTCAATTTTCCAGTATGGGACCCCTCTCGATGAAAACACCGAGGGCACAAACTTTAGGGTCCCTGGGGATGCCGAaaccgtcgtcgacgtcgacgtcgagacCAGCGACGACTGGTGGAATGAGCCTCCCGCCACTACCGTTCCACTCTCTCCGCGAGCTGGACATACCATCGTCTCGCTTCTCTTTAGGGTGTCTGAGGATAACGCTCGGCGTAACGGATGTGTTCACAGGGGATGCCAGTGTAATTCATGTGGCATGGTACCTATACGCGGAGTGCGCTATCGATGCGCCAACTGTGCCGACTTTGATCTCTGCGAGACATGCGAGTCCCAAGGCGTGCACAACAAGACGCATATATTCTACAAGATCAAGGTTCCTGCACCGCCGTTTGGACCCAGGCAGATGCAGCCCGTCTGGTACACTGGTGATCCCGACACTTGCCGCCGCAATATCCCAAAAGGGCTGATTGCACGCCTATCGAGGGATACTGGGTTCGAACGACCCGAGCTGGAAGCCTTCTGGGAGCAGTGGACCTACATGGCCAATACGGATTGGCGCGATGACCCCGAGGAACTGTGTGTTGCCATGGATCGTAAGACGTTTGAGCGATGTCTGGTGCCTACAGGCGGATCACGACATGCAGCGCCCAATCTAATCCATGATCGCATGTTTTCCTTTTACGACTCCAACAAGGACGGTTTGATTGGATTTTCTGAGTTTCTCCACGGCTTGTCGTACAGAAAACGCAGAGATAAGCTCAAAAGAGTGTTTGAGGGATACGATATTGACGGGGACGGCTACGTAAACCGACGCGACTTTCTCAGAATGTTCAGGGCCTACTATGTGCTATACAAGCAGATGCATAAGGACATCCTGGACGGACTTGACgaccagcttcttgccagCACCGAGGCCCAGCAACTAGTGTCTAGTCGACAGCCGCTTAGCAGCCTTTTCGGCAGGGAGGGTAGAATCCCCTCGGCCGATTCAGGCTTCAGGATTGAGGGCAAAACCAATCGAAGAGATGGTAGCATCGAAGTGGCGGATGGTTTCAGTAGTGTTTTCACTGAAAATAGGGGCGATACCGCCCCCAGAGAAGacatcttggccagcctATTTGCATACGACACAGATACACGACAAACCCGTCGATTGGTCTCACGCAGCGACGCTGACACTAACTGGCGGACGGTGCGGCGTGTGAGTGGCGGTGACCTAGATAGAGCATATTGGTCATCACTGCTTGATCCTCCAGCCACACTGGACGATATTCCCCATGTTTTCAATAACaatgaggacgaggatgttgatgctaatgtggatgaggatgaagatgaagacgaggatgatgggGATATGCAAACTGGTGAATCTGGCCGTACCTACAGCGAATCGCGGGCTCGGGCTATTGCGCGAAGTCGCAGGCTGGCGCCCAAGTTGGAGAAGCAGCGTCTTGACATGGCACGGAAGCATCTTCACGACCGGTGGAAGAGACGGCAGTTTTActtggacgaggaagagggtGGCATTGCACCGGATGATTGGGATGCCGAAGAGGATATTCTCGCGCGAGTCAACCTGATAACAGAGGACTCCAAGGCCAGGGATCCAGCACCCATCACAACTAGATCCCGCTCTAGCTCCAAGGTTCGATTCGCCGAGGATACGGACGACTATGAGATTCGATCCAACCCGTccacgtcgtcgaggagcGTACCTGAGCGGTGGGGCGGCATGGATATTCCGGATGCCGAAAGGGATGCCGGCAAAGAAATCCTCTATCAAGTAACGCAACAGGCATTTAATGAGCTTCTTGACACCATATTTAAGAAGGCAGAAGACATGGCGGTTGCGGCAGCAGAATCTGCAAAAGACCGGGAAAAGTACAAGGCGCAGATTGATGCCATTGACCTCCCCGAGTCCCAATCCCAGGCACCGCCAAACCAGCCCAGGCCCGAGTCGCAGCCCACTAGCAAGGCTATTTCTGAGAAGTCACTAGATGAGCTCCTGGCCAATACCGGATACACAGTAGTCCCAGATGAGCCCCGTAATGCGGTAGACTTGGACGGTTCTGTGGAAATCATCCACGAAGAGCAGGTAGACGGTGCAGGATCCAACACAGACGACGAGCGTGCAGAATACCGAGACCCAACGTTGCCGCAGTTCCGCCCAAACAATATCGCAGAAGCGGACGAGCTGGCTGCCCGACAAGGGGCATCTGAACTTGAACACGTCCCGCGATCATCGTCGCATCAAGCAGCCCAAGAAGAGCCAGATGCCGCCACCCTCCGAAGCTGGAAGCGTCTGACCATTGCCGAGGCAGAAGCTGTTAAACGTGGAGGCTGGGGGCGTCTGAGCTTTGAAGAGTTTGAAGACATTTACAAGGGTCAGGAGGATTTGGGGTATAGGCTGGATTATCTGGGCAGCTGGATTGACTTTTGCATTCCCTAG
- the RTC5 gene encoding Restriction of telomere capping protein 5, with product MGQSQSDEQPRRRSREDLAHDLALRFKDECFTSLEFYSLKDVFKSLADQQGSVRYLKEDTIARFLELPDILGASPVVFQMVSYLGAFPFLQDAPAVLELPQMVMVIVIMTERYKRVLARGSTDWTKLIFKSLAVYDRKASDAGVSPPSDAAKDESAATAGNGGGFALDIPGEDEPYDDDDDLVLTAYELLDIKEAVKQGSAPEFHGAIVPTDNFRKLVMLLLLAAPLDAQESLSQYSDRVTGKELEVLRSTAECVLMSFVDVESSPGIKYRQFQTIMPVLFPNLFNSFNALFEHFLFSKNLDFSKHKDANPNMQKQSAPKPAQPLLSDKGDILNDHLLAQISLFLPGSSLFRRVRRLYSGNEAGFSMGSFESKVFNWRAPTILLVSGTLLTDTPHSGQETAFADTLPTKRFQNGSRDASSRVTYGVYVREPWKHTHKQCFGDSETVLFQLSPVHDVFPASTINTDYVAFTKPPGNQPCVSFGSPHPRPSKSSRRNTHYSIGAVSLLLNDSFEFGVFNHDYTSRGGAFHTSISRKFDFQDRFEIDQLEVWGCGGDDEAKAQADRWAWEEREAEARRKINLGSGDIDADRALLEMAGLVGANRSGGSMG from the exons ATGGGCCAGTCGCAGTCGGATGAGCAGCCGCGCCGACGCTCCCGCGAGGATTTGGCGCATGATCTT GCGCTTCGATTCAAAGATGAATGCTTCACCTCACTGGAATTCTATTCTCTAAAAGATGTCTTCAAGAGCCTTGCCGACCAACAAGGCTCCGTTCGGTACCTCAAGGAGGACACCATCGCACGCTTCCTCGAGTTGCCTGATATCTTGGGGGCTTCCCCCGTTGTTTTCCAAATGGTTTCCTACCTTGGTGCATTCCCCTTTTTGCAAGACGCTCCCGCAGTTCTCGAGCTGCCGCAAATGGTCATGGTCATTGTCATCATGACCGAGCGGTACAAGCGTGTGCTGGCGCGAGGATCGACCGATTGGACCAAGCTCATCTTCAAGAGTCTGGCCGTCTACGATCGTAAGGCTTCAGACGCCGGAgtgtcgccgccgtcagaTGCAGCCAAAGATGAATCGGCCGCTACTgctggcaatggcggcgggTTTGCCCTCGATATTCCTGGCGAGGATGAGCCGtatgacgatgacgatgacttGGTTCTCACCGCGTATGAGCTGCTCGATATCAAGGAGGCTGTGAAGCAGGGCAGCGCTCCCGAATTCCACGGCGCCATTGTACCGACGGACAACTTTCGAAAATTGGTCATGCTATTGCTATTAGCGGCGCCGTTGGACGCCCAAGAGAGCTTGTCGCAGTATTCTGACCGGGTTACCGGCAAGGAACTCGAAGTGCTTCGATCAACAGCCGAATGCGTGCTCATGTCATTCGTCGATGTAGAATCCTCACCCGGCATCAAGTATCGTCAATTTCAGACGATTATGCCTGTCCTGTTTCCGAACCTGTTCAACAGTTTCAACGCCCTATTCGAACACTTTCTCTTTTCCAAAAATCTCGACTTCTCCAAACACAAAGATGCCAACCCAAATATGCAGAAACAGTCGGCGCCAAAGCCCGCTCAACCACTCCTCTCTGATAAAGGCGACATCTTAAACGACCACTTGCTCGCTCAGATATCCCTCTTCCTCCCCGGTTCTTCACTCTTTCGCCGCGTACGACGTCTGTACTCTGGAAATGAAGCTGGGTTTTCTATGGGCAGCTTCGAATCCAAGGTGTTCAATTGGCGTGCACCCACGATTCTTCTCGTCAGTGGCACACTACTAACTGACACGCCACACAGCGGCCAGGAAACTGCCTTTGCGGACACTCTGCCAACCAAGCGTTTCCAGAATGGCAGCCGGGATGCATCTTCCCGTGTCACGTACGGAGTGTACGTCCGCGAGCCGTGGAAGCACACGCACAAACAATGCTTCGGCGACTCTGAAACAGTTCTGTTCCAACTGTCCCCTGTTCACGACGTATTTCCGGCATCGACGATAAACACCGACTACGTGGCCTTCACAAAACCACCCGGCAACCAACCTTGCGTCTCATTCGGATCCCCACACCCGAGGCCATCCAAATCCAGCCGCAGAAATACACACTACTCCATCGGCGCGGTATCTCTCCTCTTGAATGACTCCTTCGAATTCGGTGTCTTTAATCACGATTACACCTCTCGCGGAGGCGCATTTCACACAAGCATATCACGGAAATTCGATTTCCAAGATCGGTTTGAGATTGACCAGCTGGAGGTATGGGGCTGTGGAGGCGACGATGAAGCGAAAGCACAGGCCGATAGATGGGCATgggaagagagagaggctgAGGCCCGAAGGAAGATAAATTTGGGGTCGGGCGATATTGACGCCGACAGGGCcttgttggagatggctggCTTGGTTGGGGCAAACAGGAGTGGAGGGTCGATGGGGTGA
- the RCF1 gene encoding Respiratory supercomplex factor 1: MGDRIPPPMPGHLPSSFDDNEEFFNERPMQKVVRKLKEEPLVPLGVGLTVFAFVNAYRALRRGDSRQANKMFRARVAAQGFTVIAMVAGSMYYSQDRQKTKELRKLKEERDAEEKRQKWIKELEARDEEEKMIKASIDKRRQKLEAADTAANSGEEGAGTGGILGKMGLWSKGQEAAEAEQGAKEETKKIENPKSSLGAISEVLVKQKGDEGKK; the protein is encoded by the exons ATGGGAGATAGAATACCACCACCCATGCCGGGGCACCTGCCCTCGTCATTCGACGACAACGA AGAATTCTTCAACGAGCGGCCGATGCAGAAAGTCGtccgcaagctcaaggaagaGCCGCTCGTACCCCTCG GCGTCGGCCTCACCGTCTTCGCCTTCGTGAATGCCTACCGCGCCCTCCGCCGCGGCGACTCCCGCCAAGCCAACAAGATGTTCCGCGCGCGAGTCGCCGCGCAGGGCTTCACCGTCATTGCCATGGTCGCCGGAAGCATGTACTACAGCCAAGACCGACAAAAGACAAAGGAATTGCGAAAGCTCAAGGAGGAGCGGGACGCAGAGGAGAAGCGACAGAAGTGGATCAAGGAGCTCGAGGCcagagacgaggaggagaagatgaTCAAGGCCAGTATAGACAAGAGGCGGCAGAAGCTGGAGGCTGCGGATACCGCGGCCAACAGTGGTGAAGAGGGGGCAGGCACAGGTGGTATTTTGGGCAAGATGGGGCTGTGGTCCAAGGGGCAGGAGgctgccgaggccgagcagGGGGCGAAGGAAGAGACGAAGAAGATTGAGAATCCAAAGAGCTCGTTGGGGGCGATTAGCGAGGTTTTGGTGAAGCAGAAGGGCGATGAAGGGAAGAAGTGA
- the ada gene encoding Bifunctional transcriptional activator/DNA repair enzyme Ada yields the protein MTTTHSPDTMSCEYPVAYANLNLFDDDEARWRAVQTRDAVADGFFVYAVKTTKVYCRPICKARLARRSNVRFYATGAQAQAAGFRACKRCRPEMEGLMPEERAVRRIRAFVLERAGAAAGEEGLSLSQMAGRSGLSKWHFHRVFKRTVGVTPFEYLRNERAAWGSATGDGEGVWDGGQAAMAGAFGLDDFNLWTVGTVGLETDGSGESPGVSLGLELDDLLVWPDEATG from the coding sequence ATGACCACTACGCACTCACCTGACACCATGTCTTGCGAGTACCCCGTCGCGTACGCAAACCTCAACCTCttcgacgatgacgaagccCGGTGGCGGGCCGTGCAGACGCGCGACGCCGTAGCAGACGGCTTCTTCGTCTACGCCGTCAAGACGACAAAGGTGTACTGCCGGCCCATCTGCAAGGCCCGGCTGGCCCGCCGGTCCAACGTCCGCTTCTACGCGACGGgggcgcaggcgcaggcggccGGGTTCAGGGCGTGCAAGCGCTGCCGGCCCGAAATGGAGGGCCTCATGCCCGAGGAGCGCGCCGTCCGGCGGATCCGCGCGTTTGTCCTGGAGCGcgccggcgcggcggcgggcgaggagggcTTGAGCCTGAGCCAGATGGCCGGGAGGTCGGGGCTGTCCAAGTGGCACTTTCACAGGGTGTTCAAGAGGACCGTGGGCGTGACGCCGTTTGAGTACCTGCGGAACGAGAGGGCTGCCTGGGGAAGCGCGACGGGGGATGGCGAGGGAGTGTGGGATGGGGGACAGGCTGCGATGGCCGGGGCGTTTGGCTTGGACGACTTCAATCTTTGGACCGTGGGCACCGTGGGCTTGGAGACAGACGGTTCTGGCGAGAGCCCGGGTGTGAGTCTGGGGCTGGAGCTGGATGATTTGTTGGTTTGGCCGGATGAGGCGACGGGATGA